The Monomorium pharaonis isolate MP-MQ-018 chromosome 5, ASM1337386v2, whole genome shotgun sequence genome includes a window with the following:
- the LOC105835466 gene encoding intraflagellar transport protein 172 homolog, translating to MLLKYLGVVMPAQELENRVVSIAWSPNNLKLAVASSDRSIYLFDENGVKRDRFSTKPVDSKFGKKSYMVKGIAFSPESTKIAVGQTDCIVYVYKIGEDWNDKKVICNKFKQSAAVTCLIWPVDGPIVVGLADGKVRAAMVKSQKAQTLYTSDAMTIALATNVRGTGFLSSHADGSIIRYYFAEDGSAESSGRVCIHGVPAYALAWPQSHILAAGCDKRLTMYDQYGKPVKTFDFSRDSQEREIMVACCSPSGQSVAVGSWDKVRIFDWTPRRGVWEETNVRDLPNFYTVTALAWRRDGSKLVVGGLCGGVEQFETILRRTVVRGSHEVAYVGPSQVVIRPLNDSSQRPIIVRSQTGLEIEDVRVLGRRDNNVVARTARTLLIGDIELGLISEIPWEDQSGGEKFFFEYPVVCLIFCSGELTIVEYGQNEALGSVRTEAVNPHLVSVRVNERPSVDGDDNKKLAYLLDPRTVRVIDLLSGATISMIVHDARIDWLELSEAGHRLLSRDKRGRLWLSDDTGDKVLLVTGASFASWVTGSDVVVAQTGQTMAVWYNVDAAEAVTLTPIKGDIVDIVREDGRTSVMVEEHGTKVAYLLDEGLIEFGTALHDNDFGRVVLFLENMGDGPQVETMWENVARNAMSERNLAIAARCYAAMGDVARAKFLKETAEIGEKYAKETGSEPLASPDCWARLAILNGDLKTAEAIYLEQNELEKALDMYQRYWCWEDALNLAQSRNWSGLSELRDRHLAWLLDSGQAARAASIIETTNPRRAVKLYLEARRPGRAARLILADNELLEDERIVEEVISGLKATDLAELAGELLEKTGASSEAIKCYAQAGVFARALDLARKIDPTLVVELERDWGKHLSANGHYDAAINHFIEAGETVLALKAAISARQWRKALQIIQVIEDDDPEIRQQCEKLAEYFSSIGERSLAESLFIRAENARRAVEIHVQSGDWMRAHQVAQEHMKNDEANQVLAKHADSLQQTGELRHAESLYVAIGDHDAAIAMYRKAGNRSDMIRLVAQHRPDLLQTTHMHLARELDAAGKPREAEEHFLGAGDWRGAVTAYRSANMWEDALRVAKKASGEKAAQQVALMWARTLAPELGARLLMRLGYLEPCIQLACDASLFDWALEITKYGTLDQKKEVHYRYAMALEDEGRFTEAEKEFVQAGKTMEAVQMYIHSRDWESAEDVAQSHSQEAVAQVLIARAAEAAENKDYATAEAFLLRAHKPEMIIEHYKNAGMWSEALRVCREYLPSQEATLRRELGQNSAGLDGANALEEARKWLDLGEVRPALDTLILNPQAPRSYLIRAADILLHQADPETAAEVGGDLGARLFSIGEHALAAQVFLQADRLKDAVSSLVAVGEWDRARRIVRELAPDLEPYLEEKYRDAMANESEMERLAEVDGNAALEMMARKGQWNQVFDAASSQGPEMLHRFVARRAAQLLKNDAAPQALQLYAQYGAPAIPQNFNLYLQLTESILNAAQQEYRYLAQLRDVLHDLYRSSSSSERFERLLEAAHLSAVRHGCRAFPALSGLAVKTSVSLLRHTDILHADRYYYEAGIAARTAGLLSEAFVFLNHFLDLEECIEEEGDSNVLDVDDLRVTDFPLEVPLPERVGIAAEQREEAREWVLAVSMDQKIEQGLPVDQRGVYVGSLTSPTNSGAPLQQCIITGYPVRGPIIKFDETSRVADRDDWTKLINTARQASPESPLNDILVFLQDWCGTGPKYSF from the exons CGTCCGCGGGACCGGCTTCCTGTCAAGCCACGCCGACGGCAGCATTATTCGATACTACTTTGCTGAAGACGGCAGCGCGGAGTCGTCAGGACGCGTGTGCATTCACGGAGTTCCAGCTTACGCCCTGGCGTGGCCGCAGTCGCACATCCTGGCAGCGGGTTGCGACAAACGACTGACTATGTACGATCAATACGGCAAACCGGTCAAGACCTTTGACTTCAGCCGGGACTcccaagagagagagatcatgGTAGCCTGCTGCAGCCCGAGTGGTCAAAGTGTCGCCGTGGGTTCCTGGGATAAGGTGCGCATcttcgattggacaccacgGAGAGGCGTCTGGGAAGAGACCAATGTGCGCGACTTGCCCAACTTCTATACCGTCACAGCACTCGCCTGGAGACGGGACGGTTCGAAGCTGGTGGTCGGTGGGCTATGCGGCGGAGTCGAACAGTTTGAAACTATTTTGAG gcgTACGGTAGTCCGCGGTAGTCACGAGGTCGCCTATGTGGGTCCCAGCCAGGTGGTGATCCGACCTCTGAACGACTCTTCGCAACGTCCCATCATTGTTAGATCGCAGACGGGTCTAGAGATTGAAGATGTACGCGTTCTAGGGCGCAGGGATAACAACGTGGTGGCTCGGACGGCACGTACTTTGTTGATCGGCGACATCGAACTGGGTCTCATCAGCGAGATTCCGTGGGAGGACCAGTCCGGCGGCGAAAAATTCTTCTTTGAGTATCCAGTCGTATGCCTGATCTTTTGCTCCGGTGAATTGACGATCGTCGAGTACGGGCAGAATGAGGCGCTTGGCTCCGTACGAACAGAGGCGGTGAATCCACACCTGGTCAGCGTGCGTGTCAACGAACGACCCTCGGTTGACGGAGACGACAATAAAAAGCTAGCTTACCTGTTGGATCCAAGAACTGTTCGCGTGATCGACCTGCTATCCGGTGCGACCATCAGTATGATCGTCCACGACGCTCGTATCGATTGGCTAGAGCTGAGCGAGGCTGGTCACAGGCTGCTATCGCGTGACAAGCGAGGTCGTCTTTGGCTGAGTGATGATACGGGTGACAA AGTCTTGTTGGTGACGGGGGCATCTTTTGCATCTTGGGTAACTGGTAGCGACGTTGTCGTTGCTCAGACAGGTCAAACCATGGCTGTTTGGTACAACGTGGACGCGGCAGAAGCGGTTACGCTGACGCCAATTAAGGGTGACATAGTAGACATCGTCCGAGAGGACGGTCGAACGTCTGTGATGGTGGAGGAGCATGGCACTAAGGTGGCATACCTGCTGGACGAAGGACTGATAGAGTTCGGCACTGCGCTGCATGACAATGACTTCGGCAGAGTCGTTCTGTTCCTAGAGAACATGGGTGACGGTCCGCAAGTGGAGACCATGTGGGAGAACGTGGCCAGAAACGCGATGAGTGAAAGGAATCTGGCTATAGCTGCCAGGTGTTATGCTGCGATGGGCGACGTGGCACGCGCAAAGTTTCTGAAGGAGACTGCCGAg ATTGGTGAAAAGTACGCCAAAGAGACGGGCAGTGAACCACTGGCTAGTCCGGACTGCTGGGCCCGGCTAGCCATACTGAATGGTGACCTAAAAACTGCTGAGGCGATTTATTTGGAGCAGAATGAGTTGGAGAAAGCGTTAGACATGTATCAGCGCTACTGGTGCTGGGAAGATGCTCTAAACTTGGCCCAGAGTCGTAATTGGAGTGGTCTATCGGAGCTGCGGGACCGCCACTTGGCTTGGCTGCTAGATAGTGGCCAAGCGGCCCGCGCGGCTTCCATTATAGAGACCACAAATCCCAGAAGAGCTGTCAAGCTTTATTTAGAGGCCCGCCGGCCCGGACGAGCCGCCAGGTTGATACTTGCCGACAACGAGTTGCTGGAAGATGAAAGAATCGTCGAGGAGGTCATCAGTGGCCTTAAAGCTACCGATCTCGCGGAACTCGCTGGAGAACTACTGGAGAAAACCGGCGCCAGTTCCGAGGCGATTAAATGTTACGCTCAGGCTGGTGTCTTTGCCAGAGCCCTCGACTTAGCACGCAAAATTGACCCCACTTTGGTGGTCGAGCTCGAAAGGGATTGGGGAAAACATCTGTCGGCAAATGGTCATTATGACGCCGCTATCAATCACTTTATCGAGGCAGGTGAGACGGTACTAGCATTGAAGGCTGCTATTAGCGCGCGACAGTGGAGAAAGGCTTTACAGATTATTCAG GTGATTGAGGATGATGATCCAGAGATTCGTCAACAATGTGAAAAACTGGCCGAATACTTTTCGTCGATCGGCGAACGGAGCTTGGCAGAGAGCCTTTTCATTCGCGCCGAAAACGCCAGACGCGCCGTGGAGATTCACGTACAGTCCGGCGACTGGATGCGTGCGCACCAGGTGGCCCAAGAGCACATGAAGAACGACGAGGCCAATCAGGTGCTGGCAAAGCACGCCGATAGCTTACAGCAGACCGGCGAGCTTCGTCACGCCGAGTCTCTCTATGTCGCGATCGGTGACCATGACGCGGCAATTGCTATGTATCGCAAAGCGGGAAACCGCAGCGACATGATCAGATTGGTCGCACAGCACCGCCCAGATTTACTTCAAACTACTCACATGCACCTGGCAAGAGAGCTAGACGCAGCCGGCAAGCCGCGAGAAGCCGAAGAGCATTTCCTAG GCGCCGGTGACTGGCGTGGAGCGGTTACAGCTTATAGATCTGCGAACATGTGGGAGGATGCGTTAAGAGTCGCGAAAAAAGCTTCAGGGGAAAAGGCAGCACAGCAG GTCGCTTTAATGTGGGCCCGTACGTTGGCTCCGGAGCTAGGCGCGAGGCTCCTGATGCGACTCGGTTACTTGGAGCCTTGCATACAATTGGCATGTGACGCCAGTCTGTTCGACTGGGCCCTGGAAATCACCAAGTACGGCACGCTGGATCAAAAGAAAGAGGTTCACTATCGTTATGCAATGGCGCTGGAGGACGAGGGCCGCTTTACGGAGGCCGAGAAGGAATTCGTACAAGCCGGCAAGACTATGGAAGCGGTGCAGATGTACATTCACAGCCGCGACTGGGAGTCCGCCGAGGACGTCGCGCAGTCGCACAGCCAGGAAGCAGTCGCACAGGTCTTGATTGCCCGAGCTGCCGAGGCTGCTGAGAATAAAGACTACGCTACAGCAGAAGCTTTTCTCTTGAGGGCTCACAAACCGGAGATGATAATAGAGCATTATAAG AATGCCGGAATGTGGTCCGAGGCACTGCGAGTGTGTCGAGAGTATTTGCCCAGTCAGGAAGCGACACTGCGCAGAGAGTTAGGTCAAAACAGCGCGGGACTGGACGGGGCAAACGCATTGGAGGAAGCTCGGAAATGGCTTGATCTCGGGGAAGTGCGACCTGCTCTGGACACCTTAATTCTGAATCCGCAGGCGCCAAGATCGTATCTCATTCGTGCGGCCGACATCCTTCTGCATCAAGCGGACCCCGAAACGGCGGCGGAAGTCGGTGGTGACCTAGGTGCACGTTTATTCTCCATTGGTGAACACGCGCTCGCCGCTCAG GTGTTCCTTCAGGCGGATCGGTTGAAGGACGCGGTGAGTTCGTTGGTGGCGGTTGGCGAGTGGGATCGCGCGCGACGAATCGTCCGTGAGCTCGCTCCCGATCTCGAGCCGTATCTGGAAGAGAAGTACCGGGACGCTATGGCGAACGAAAGCGAAATGGAACGACTAGCGGAAGTGGACGGGAACGCCGCCCTCGAGATGATGGCGCGCAAGGGCCAGTGGAATCAAGTCTTCGACGCCGCGAGCTCACAGGGTCCGGAGATGCTGCACAGGTTTGTGGCACGGCGCGCTGCACAATTGCTGAAGAACGACGCCGCGCCGCAGGCGCTGCAGCTTTACGCGCAGTACGGGGCACCGGCGATTccgcaaaattttaatctctATCTGCAATTGACAGAGAGCATCCTGAACGCTGCGCAGCAGGAGTATAG ATACTTGGCTCAACTGCGTGACGTGTTACACGATCTCTATCGCTCATCATCGTCCTCCGAGAGATTCGAGCGTCTTCTGGAAGCCGCTCACCTTTCGGCGGTGAGACACGGCTGCCGTGCCTTTCCGGCGCTTTCTGGCCTTGCGGTCAAGACGTCTGTCAGTCTTCTGCGACACACCGACATCCTTCACGCCGACAGATACTACTACGAGGCCGGTATCGCAGCCCGTACCGCCGGCCTCCTGAGCGAAGCCTTCGTCTTCCTCAATCATTTTCTCGATCTGGAGGAGTGTATCGAGGAGGAGGGCGACAGCAACGTCCTGGACGTGGACGATCTACGTGTCACCGACTTTCCGCTGGAAGTCCCGCTTCCCGAAAGGGTCGGGATCGCGGCGGAGCAACGCGAGGAGGCGAGAGAGTGGGTGCTAGCGGTGTCTATGGACCAGAAGATCGAGCAAGGTCTACCGGTCGACCAGAGGGGCGTCTACGTGGGCTCCCTGACGTCCCCGACGAACTCCGGCGCGCCTCTCCAGCAATGCATAATCACGGGATATCCGGTGCGCGGGCCGATCATTAAATTTGACGAAACCAGCCGCGTGGCTGATCGCGACGACTGGACCAAGTTGATTAACACGGCGAGACAGGCATCCCCGGAATCGCCGCTAAACGACATTTTAGTGTTTCTTCAAGATTGGTGCGGCACGGGACCCAAGTACTCGTTTTGA